In Crassostrea angulata isolate pt1a10 chromosome 4, ASM2561291v2, whole genome shotgun sequence, one genomic interval encodes:
- the LOC128180301 gene encoding cell death abnormality protein 1-like, which produces MLTSVCFINLLIFDLLILPILNFGINAQAKIGDCSFPESEKVCCNNYHDVNGVCMKCPDGSYGENCTETCPDGWYGELCSQECECKMNQQCNFMFGCLEQDLEPQFTFSTFTLLKISAGFLIIISIVIGVTVCVVKRGLHDEN; this is translated from the exons ATGTTGACAAGcgtttgttttattaatcttttgatttttgatttgcTAATATTGCCGATTTTGAATTTTGGCATCAATGCACAAGCAAAAATTGGAGATTGTAGTTTTCCAGAATC AGAAAAAGTTTGCTGTAATAATTATCACGATGTTAACGGTGTTTGTATGA AATGTCCAGACGGTTCATATGGTGAAAATTGTACGGAAACTTGTCCAGATGGGTGGTATGGAGAGTTATGTTCACAGGAATGTGAATGCAAAATGAATCAACAATGCAATTTTATGTTTGGATGTTTAG aGCAAGATTTAGAACCGCAATTCACTTTCTCCACTTTCACCCTCCTGAAGATATCAGCGGGCTTCTTGATCATTATTAGTATTGTAATAGGTGTCACCGTGTGTGTTGTAAAAAG aggACTGCATGAtgaaaattag
- the LOC128180297 gene encoding uncharacterized protein LOC128180297, with protein sequence MLTHVCFRNLWNFVLLILLILNFGINAQAETGNCTSPESKKVCCTNYHDVNGVCMKCPVGSYGKNCTETCPDGMYGEFCLQQCNCTMNQQCNFMFGCLVLDCQAGRYGKNCSDVCPDGFYNWFCIYESYRYMFWIIPILLGTVIFIMVCVCRRCRKTKPRNFVDIPTYTTEKNNTTHDDYDHVVFTWNSSNNNSLERSKIRKSASEIETGEAGMSDENNEAGVYNTLNLRVFDYEEPIKHQPLKRSKSENSSLYVKCSIPLEPSAFDSERVLNCNRVSSLRLTTSTDRNNFVKGGKGITKTHENDEPFLDFNVHDLATLPGKSNASQRQLFLNELSSQLLNLKKN encoded by the exons ATGTTGACACATGTTTGTTTTCGTAATCTTTGGAATTTTGTTTTGCTTAtattgctgattttgaattttggcaTCAATGCACAAGCAGAAACTGGAAATTGCACATCTCCAGAATC AAAGAAAGTTTGTTGTACTAATTATCACGATGTTAACGGTGTTTGTATGA AATGTCCAGTCGGTTCATATGGTAAAAATTGTACGGAAACTTGTCCAGATGGGATGTATGGAGAGTTTTGTTTACAGCAATGTAATTGCACAATGAATCAACAATGCAATTTTATGTTTGGATGTTTag TTTTAGATTGTCAGGCGGGAAGATATGGAAAAAATTGCTCCGATGTTTGTCCTGATGGATTCTACAATTGGTTTTGTATATATG AATCATACAGATACATGTTTTGGATAATTCCAATTTTACTTGGAACAGTAATTTTCATCATGGTTTGTGTTTGCCGAAG GTGCCGAAAGACCAAACCAAGAAACTTTGTTG atatcCCAACGTACACGACTGAAAAGAATAATACTACTCATGATGACTACGATCACGTTGTATTTACATGGAATAGTAGCAATAACAATTCACTGGAGAGAAGTAAAATTAGAAAATCAGCTTCGGAGATTGAGACAGGAGAAGCAGGGATGTCCGACGAAAATAATGAAGCTGGGGTTTACAATACACTAAATCTGCGTGTTTTTGATTATGAGGAACCAATCAAACACCAGCCTCTTAAAAGATCCAAGTCTGAAAACTCTTCCTTGTATGTTAAATGTTCGATTCCTCTTGAACCTTCAGCTTTCGACTCTGAACGAGTGTTAAATTGTAACAGGGTTTCGTCTCTAAGACTTACAACAAGCACTGAcagaaataattttgtaaaaggtGGAAAGGGTATTACTAAAACTCATGAGAATGACGAAccttttttagattttaatgtGCATGATTTGGCAACCCTTCCAGGTAAAAGCAATGCGTCTCAACGACAATTGTTTCTTAACGAATTGTCATCTCagcttttaaatttaaagaaaaattag